From Triticum aestivum cultivar Chinese Spring chromosome 4A, IWGSC CS RefSeq v2.1, whole genome shotgun sequence, a single genomic window includes:
- the LOC123085439 gene encoding small polypeptide DEVIL 11, with the protein MEFYDDEKWKFSKKSRNNGSCRRVSSGGGGGDPFLKRSASTRDQAIGRRGSAAAAAASASGCAAPSFSSRCAGLVKEQRARFYIMRRCVTMLVCWKDCS; encoded by the coding sequence ATGGAGTTCTACGATGACGAGAAGTGGAAGTTCtccaagaagagccggaacaacgGCAGCTGCAGGCGCGTCTccagcgggggcggcggcggcgacccgtTCCTCAAGAGGTCAGCCAGCACAAGGGACCAGGCGATCGGCCGGCgggggagcgccgccgccgcggccgcctcgGCGAGCGGGTGCGCGGCGCCTTCGTTCTCGAGCCGGTGCGCCGGGCTGGTGAAGGAGCAGCGGGCGCGCTTCTACATCATGCGCCGCTGCGTCACCATGCTCGTCTGCTGGAAGGACTGCTCGTAG